From Leifsonia sp. fls2-241-R2A-40a, one genomic window encodes:
- the dgoD gene encoding galactonate dehydratase, which produces MLESTTRISAIDTFSTFGGVRNWLFVRVSTSDGLHGWGEASTELWESTVESAVHELGRRLLGADALATEPLWQRANRHGFWRGGVVLTTALSAIDQALWDIRGRFHGVPVYRLLGGPARSWIETYRHVGIYDAEQLADEARALVAAGARTLKTGAWVADSVAPERERLRRAERRLRTLRDAVGDDVEILIDNHGRARPDEAIRLIETAAASRPRWIEEPIPPEAPELVAPVAEAARRHGISVALGERLFSRWEFRPVLERQLVDVVQPDLCHAGGITEVVKIAALAEVYRATVAPHNPAGPVSTAAAAHVGMAIPNFDILELCLDGPRAAEIVDDPWTLDGHRLLVPDRPGLGVDLDVDAILDRPVQPIAVPSEAYAADGSVRDV; this is translated from the coding sequence GTGCTTGAATCCACCACACGGATCTCGGCGATCGACACCTTCTCGACGTTCGGCGGGGTCCGCAACTGGCTCTTCGTCCGCGTCTCCACGTCGGACGGCCTGCACGGCTGGGGCGAAGCGTCCACCGAACTGTGGGAGTCCACGGTCGAGTCCGCCGTGCACGAGCTCGGCAGACGATTGCTCGGGGCCGACGCCCTCGCCACCGAGCCGCTGTGGCAACGCGCGAACCGCCACGGCTTCTGGCGCGGCGGCGTGGTGCTCACAACCGCGCTCTCCGCCATCGACCAGGCGTTGTGGGACATCCGCGGACGCTTCCACGGAGTGCCCGTCTACCGTCTGCTGGGCGGCCCGGCACGATCGTGGATCGAGACCTACCGCCACGTCGGGATCTACGACGCCGAGCAACTCGCAGATGAAGCGAGAGCCCTGGTCGCCGCCGGCGCCCGCACACTCAAGACCGGAGCGTGGGTAGCGGACAGCGTCGCACCAGAACGCGAGCGCCTCCGGCGCGCCGAGAGACGCCTCCGAACCCTTCGCGACGCGGTCGGCGACGACGTCGAAATCCTGATCGACAACCACGGCCGGGCCCGCCCCGACGAGGCGATCCGGCTGATCGAGACCGCCGCCGCCTCCCGTCCGCGCTGGATCGAGGAGCCCATCCCCCCGGAAGCGCCCGAACTCGTCGCACCCGTCGCGGAGGCCGCGCGCCGCCACGGAATCTCTGTCGCACTCGGGGAGAGGCTGTTCTCGCGCTGGGAGTTCCGCCCGGTGCTCGAACGCCAGCTCGTCGATGTCGTCCAGCCCGATCTCTGCCATGCCGGCGGTATCACCGAAGTGGTGAAGATCGCGGCGCTCGCCGAGGTGTACCGGGCCACGGTCGCGCCGCATAATCCCGCCGGCCCGGTCTCGACCGCGGCCGCCGCGCACGTCGGCATGGCCATCCCGAACTTCGACATCCTCGAGCTCTGCCTCGACGGCCCGCGCGCCGCGGAGATCGTGGACGACCCGTGGACGCTCGACGGACACCGCCTGCTCGTTCCGGATCGGCCGGGCCTCGGCGTCGACCTCGATGTCGACGCCATCCTCGACCGGCCGGTGCAACCCATCGCCGTCCCCAGCGAAGCGTACGCGGCCGACGGCAGCGTCCGAGACGTTTAG
- a CDS encoding aldehyde dehydrogenase family protein, whose amino-acid sequence MILSHDPRTGEAEDTGIAPSSAEDVERTVARAAQAARELAALDRHRRADLLETIAESAEASAADLVAVAARETGLGVERLEGEVRRSVFQFRLFAKAVREGGFLEAAIDHAGPTPLGPAPDVRRMLIPIGPVAVFGSSNFPFAFSVLGGDTASALAAGDPVVLKAHSSHPQTSALSHSVLRAAVLIAGFPEGTVGIVFGQEAGRALVQAPDIAAVGFTGSLGAAEALQSAIAERPKPIPFYGELSSINPLIVTPAAARRRGAEIARGLHGSVTGSGGQLCTKPGIAFIPADTAGDALVSELADSIRQSPAAVLLNARIAASYGEIRARLSEGAPVIATGAEASDPGYRVAPALLELDAADFREAHAEECFGPLVVVVRYRDETDLIAAFERIPASLTATIHSEPGDALGTLIARVQASSGRLVFDGYPTGVRVSWAQNHGGPWPATNTQHTSVGVTAVRRFLRPFAWQDAPQSVLPVELRDGDADIPRRVDGVLTMPALSAVAGRVA is encoded by the coding sequence ATGATCCTCAGCCACGATCCGAGAACAGGCGAAGCGGAGGACACCGGCATCGCGCCGTCCTCGGCAGAGGATGTCGAGCGCACGGTCGCACGTGCGGCCCAAGCCGCCCGTGAGCTGGCCGCGTTGGATCGCCATCGCCGAGCGGACCTGCTGGAGACGATCGCAGAGTCCGCCGAAGCGTCCGCCGCCGATCTCGTCGCCGTCGCCGCGCGCGAAACGGGGCTCGGCGTAGAGCGGCTGGAGGGGGAGGTGCGTCGCAGCGTCTTCCAATTCCGGCTCTTCGCGAAAGCCGTCCGAGAGGGCGGCTTCCTTGAGGCCGCCATCGACCATGCCGGGCCCACACCCCTCGGGCCCGCTCCGGATGTCCGGCGGATGCTCATCCCGATCGGCCCGGTCGCGGTGTTCGGGTCGAGCAACTTCCCGTTCGCGTTCTCGGTGCTCGGCGGGGACACGGCGTCCGCACTCGCGGCCGGCGACCCCGTGGTCCTGAAGGCGCACAGCTCGCACCCGCAGACGTCGGCGCTGTCGCACAGCGTGCTGCGCGCAGCAGTGCTGATCGCGGGCTTCCCCGAGGGAACCGTCGGCATCGTGTTCGGTCAGGAGGCCGGCCGCGCCCTGGTGCAGGCGCCCGACATCGCAGCCGTCGGCTTCACCGGATCCCTGGGGGCCGCGGAGGCCCTGCAGTCGGCCATCGCGGAGCGGCCCAAGCCGATCCCGTTCTACGGCGAGCTCAGCAGCATCAATCCGCTGATCGTCACGCCCGCCGCCGCCCGACGTCGCGGCGCCGAGATCGCGCGCGGCCTGCACGGCTCCGTCACGGGGTCCGGTGGCCAGCTCTGCACGAAGCCGGGGATCGCCTTCATCCCCGCCGACACTGCGGGGGATGCCCTGGTCAGCGAGCTGGCCGACTCCATCCGGCAGAGCCCGGCCGCCGTGCTCCTGAATGCCCGCATCGCCGCCTCGTACGGCGAGATCCGCGCCCGCCTGTCCGAGGGCGCACCGGTCATCGCCACGGGAGCCGAGGCCTCCGACCCGGGATATCGCGTCGCCCCTGCTCTGCTCGAGCTCGACGCGGCGGACTTCCGGGAGGCACACGCGGAGGAGTGCTTCGGCCCCTTGGTCGTCGTCGTCCGCTACCGAGATGAGACGGACCTCATCGCCGCGTTCGAACGCATCCCCGCCTCGCTGACGGCGACCATCCACAGCGAACCCGGCGACGCCCTCGGGACGCTGATCGCCCGGGTGCAGGCGAGTTCGGGGCGCCTCGTCTTCGATGGCTACCCCACCGGAGTGCGCGTGTCGTGGGCGCAGAACCACGGTGGTCCGTGGCCGGCGACGAACACGCAGCACACCTCCGTGGGCGTGACGGCGGTGCGCCGATTCCTGCGGCCGTTCGCGTGGCAGGACGCGCCGCAGTCCGTGCTCCCCGTCGAGCTGCGGGACGGCGATGCGGACATCCCGCGTCGCGTCGATGGCGTGCTGACGATGCCCGCGCTGAGCGCTGTCGCCGGACGCGTCGCGTGA
- a CDS encoding SMP-30/gluconolactonase/LRE family protein, with amino-acid sequence MKAEQLTAPLCEHGEGPAWSDRWAGPRWVDMLAGDLLELQPDGSVRRRRAGDVAAMTRPRRGGGWVVADRARLRATTADDLEAPLQAGPELWADASIRSNEGTCAPDGTLLLGTMDNDAAEGRGFLAAVEGDSIHTVCPATISNGLGFAPDGSAFYIDSTLRRVDRFDWDPVHGLTGRRPWVDVSHAPGIPDGLAVAADGGVWVAFFGGGTVRRYGPDGREDAVVPVPVLQPTAVAFVGAGELAGSLVATTSRYALGSAAEKSAGALFVIPGAGEGAPVHEWSGELR; translated from the coding sequence ATGAAAGCGGAGCAGCTCACCGCACCCCTCTGCGAACACGGAGAAGGGCCGGCCTGGTCGGACCGGTGGGCGGGACCCCGCTGGGTGGACATGCTCGCCGGCGACCTCCTCGAGCTGCAGCCCGACGGTTCGGTCCGTCGGCGACGGGCGGGGGACGTGGCCGCAATGACCCGTCCGCGCCGTGGCGGCGGCTGGGTGGTGGCAGACAGGGCGCGCCTGCGCGCGACCACCGCCGATGACCTCGAGGCTCCTTTGCAGGCCGGCCCGGAACTGTGGGCCGACGCCAGCATCCGCAGCAACGAGGGCACCTGCGCACCGGACGGCACCCTGCTGCTCGGCACGATGGACAACGACGCAGCCGAGGGACGCGGCTTCCTCGCGGCGGTCGAGGGCGACAGCATCCACACCGTCTGCCCTGCCACCATCTCCAACGGCCTCGGGTTCGCCCCGGACGGCAGCGCGTTCTACATCGACAGCACCCTGCGCCGGGTCGACCGGTTCGACTGGGATCCAGTACACGGTCTGACCGGGAGGCGCCCCTGGGTCGACGTCTCCCACGCCCCAGGCATCCCGGACGGGCTCGCCGTCGCCGCGGACGGCGGCGTCTGGGTCGCCTTCTTCGGCGGCGGAACAGTGCGCAGGTACGGGCCCGACGGACGAGAGGATGCCGTTGTGCCCGTCCCCGTCCTGCAGCCGACGGCCGTCGCATTCGTGGGCGCAGGGGAACTCGCCGGCAGCCTCGTTGCGACCACCTCCCGTTACGCTCTCGGCTCCGCGGCCGAGAAGAGCGCGGGCGCGCTGTTCGTCATCCCGGGCGCCGGCGAGGGCGCCCCGGTCCACGAGTGGAGCGGCGAACTGCGCTGA
- a CDS encoding ABC transporter substrate-binding protein yields MKSTQRREGRRVRRRLATLIAGAAVVGIALAGCSGSGSSGSGSISIMNRWSDPVGKVAAQHLFDGFTKATGIKVQNQVQPNSGSTYQPAVRTALSSSNPPSLASDISGPEVYNFAKSGVIQDITSFYNSTIKSRALGGAVTGNTYKDKVYGISTGYNVGNLIWFNPDYLKKFGIEASSIHTFEDMLAAMKKIKSAGGNAAVIGAKDQWPGGHYLNDLVQRALGSKETQQLYDRSVSAGQPDTPKWTDPEVVNALQSYVDMKPYFQDGFLGEAQATADSLFLKGDVGFYEMGSWFLNTIQAQPPSFTPGVMLFPPFKDGKGKGTDITIANSVLMVSKKADTKSVEKFLEYFSRPEVASTYQKESLSFMPYKTNSSALDVDKSIKTQWNTISGFVKDTGSDGSALYNDQGIDVNIYTKYIWQGSVGLMSGDITPQELAQQLESATEAAQKANG; encoded by the coding sequence ATGAAGTCAACACAACGGCGCGAGGGTCGCCGCGTCCGCCGCCGCCTGGCGACACTGATCGCAGGAGCCGCGGTCGTCGGGATCGCACTTGCCGGCTGCTCCGGCTCCGGCTCGAGCGGCTCCGGCAGCATCAGCATCATGAACCGCTGGTCGGATCCGGTCGGAAAGGTCGCCGCTCAGCACCTGTTCGACGGTTTCACGAAGGCCACGGGCATCAAGGTGCAGAACCAGGTCCAGCCGAACAGCGGATCCACCTACCAGCCGGCCGTGCGTACCGCGCTGTCGTCCAGCAACCCGCCGTCGCTCGCCAGCGACATCTCCGGGCCCGAGGTCTACAACTTCGCGAAGTCAGGCGTCATCCAGGACATCACCTCGTTCTACAACAGCACCATAAAGTCGCGGGCGCTGGGTGGAGCCGTCACTGGTAACACCTATAAGGACAAGGTCTACGGCATCAGCACCGGCTATAACGTCGGCAACCTGATCTGGTTCAACCCGGACTACCTCAAGAAGTTCGGCATCGAGGCCTCCTCGATCCACACCTTCGAGGACATGCTCGCCGCGATGAAGAAGATCAAGTCGGCCGGAGGCAATGCCGCCGTGATCGGCGCGAAGGACCAGTGGCCCGGCGGCCACTACCTGAACGACCTGGTTCAGCGCGCGCTCGGCTCCAAGGAGACCCAGCAGCTGTACGACCGCAGCGTGAGCGCCGGCCAGCCGGACACGCCCAAGTGGACGGATCCGGAGGTGGTGAACGCCCTGCAGTCGTACGTCGACATGAAGCCCTACTTCCAGGACGGCTTCCTTGGCGAGGCCCAGGCCACCGCGGACTCGCTCTTCCTGAAGGGCGACGTCGGGTTCTACGAGATGGGCTCCTGGTTCCTGAACACCATCCAGGCGCAGCCGCCCTCGTTCACGCCGGGCGTCATGCTGTTCCCGCCGTTCAAGGACGGCAAGGGTAAGGGCACCGACATCACCATCGCCAACTCGGTCCTGATGGTCAGCAAGAAGGCCGACACCAAGTCGGTCGAGAAGTTCCTCGAGTACTTCAGCCGGCCGGAGGTCGCGAGCACCTACCAGAAGGAGTCGCTCTCCTTCATGCCGTACAAGACGAACAGCAGCGCGCTGGACGTCGACAAGTCCATCAAGACGCAGTGGAACACCATCTCCGGCTTCGTGAAGGACACCGGTTCGGACGGCTCGGCCCTCTACAACGACCAGGGCATCGACGTGAACATCTACACGAAGTACATCTGGCAGGGCAGCGTCGGCCTCATGTCGGGCGACATCACACCCCAGGAGCTCGCGCAGCAGCTGGAGTCGGCCACCGAGGCCGCACAGAAGGCGAATGGCTGA
- a CDS encoding sugar ABC transporter permease has protein sequence MATAVISTAKLRVRRVSRAGAEPSWKAYAMIAPAGILYAVFQLVPIVGAVVLSFTSWNGINLADIKFVGVANYQRLLTDGLFWTSFGHNVFVAVMVFFFMSVGSFVLAAIIHAGIRGGAFFRIVFFAPVVISTVAMAMLAIFFFSPSQGLINEGLRAVGLGAWAQPWLGDAKWALPSVTATYILQNFGFSVVLFLSALTQVNDEICEAAEVDGASQGRILWQIVLPTIKPVASVVVLLGFINSFRLFDTVYVMTAGGPFHASDTLVTYLYSVSFGGNDVGYGNAIGVALFVILCIIAVVQLRITRGEKAPR, from the coding sequence ATGGCAACAGCAGTGATCTCGACTGCGAAGCTCCGCGTCCGGCGCGTGTCACGCGCCGGCGCGGAGCCGTCGTGGAAGGCCTACGCCATGATCGCGCCAGCGGGCATCCTGTACGCGGTGTTCCAGCTGGTCCCGATCGTGGGCGCGGTGGTGCTGAGCTTCACCTCGTGGAACGGCATCAATCTGGCGGACATCAAATTCGTCGGGGTCGCCAACTACCAGCGACTACTCACCGACGGGCTCTTCTGGACCAGCTTCGGGCACAACGTGTTTGTCGCCGTCATGGTGTTCTTCTTCATGTCCGTCGGAAGCTTCGTCCTCGCCGCCATCATCCATGCGGGCATCCGGGGCGGCGCATTCTTCCGGATCGTGTTCTTCGCTCCCGTCGTCATCTCAACCGTCGCGATGGCCATGCTGGCGATCTTCTTCTTCAGCCCGTCGCAGGGCCTGATCAACGAGGGGTTGCGCGCCGTTGGCCTCGGCGCGTGGGCGCAGCCGTGGCTGGGCGATGCCAAGTGGGCGCTGCCGTCGGTGACCGCCACGTACATCCTGCAGAACTTCGGCTTCTCGGTGGTGCTCTTCCTCAGCGCGCTGACGCAGGTGAACGACGAGATCTGCGAGGCTGCGGAGGTCGACGGCGCCTCGCAGGGCCGCATCCTCTGGCAGATCGTGCTGCCGACGATCAAGCCGGTCGCGTCGGTGGTGGTGCTGCTCGGCTTCATCAACTCGTTCCGGCTCTTCGACACCGTCTACGTGATGACGGCCGGTGGTCCGTTCCATGCCTCCGACACGCTCGTCACCTACCTGTACAGTGTCTCCTTCGGCGGCAACGATGTCGGCTACGGCAACGCGATCGGCGTCGCCCTGTTCGTGATCCTCTGCATCATCGCGGTCGTCCAGCTCCGGATCACCCGCGGCGAGAAAGCCCCCCGTTAG
- a CDS encoding alcohol dehydrogenase catalytic domain-containing protein, translating into MKAARWHARGDVRVEEVPEPTPAPDELIVRVEWCGICGTDLEEYREGPITIPVARPHPRRNTLAPIALGHEVVGRVAVAAEDGSGPPVGTRVVPDVVIGCGECRWCLRHQEGLCPELAVRGQTEDGGLATFMAARARTCLVVPDGVSAEEAALVEPASVAVRALAKAGSVAGASVAVVGGGTIGQLVARVATALGAARVTVIDPVADRLDLARRHGAIGLTPAEAESSQDEADVAVEASGSPTALPLAVRLTRRGGTTVALGIAPEPVMVDRIDLVLKEKHLVGSAAHLWDDDSAVALDLIVRGRVPVADLISHRIPLDDVVGGIRLLDSADLGVLKVLVDCA; encoded by the coding sequence GTGAAGGCCGCGCGCTGGCACGCCCGCGGAGATGTGCGCGTGGAGGAGGTGCCCGAACCGACGCCCGCTCCGGACGAACTGATCGTCCGCGTCGAATGGTGCGGCATCTGCGGCACAGATCTCGAGGAGTACCGGGAGGGACCGATCACCATCCCGGTGGCCCGGCCCCATCCGCGACGTAACACCCTGGCGCCGATCGCGCTCGGACACGAGGTCGTCGGCCGTGTGGCCGTCGCGGCCGAAGACGGCAGTGGGCCGCCGGTCGGCACCCGGGTCGTTCCGGATGTGGTGATCGGCTGCGGCGAATGCCGGTGGTGCCTGCGCCATCAGGAGGGGCTGTGCCCCGAGCTCGCCGTGCGCGGGCAGACGGAGGACGGCGGCCTGGCCACGTTCATGGCCGCGCGTGCGCGTACCTGCCTGGTCGTTCCCGACGGCGTCAGCGCCGAGGAGGCCGCGCTGGTCGAGCCGGCCTCGGTGGCGGTGCGAGCGCTCGCCAAGGCCGGATCGGTCGCGGGTGCCTCGGTCGCAGTCGTCGGCGGCGGGACGATCGGCCAGCTCGTCGCGCGCGTGGCGACCGCCCTCGGGGCCGCCCGCGTCACGGTGATCGACCCGGTCGCCGACAGGCTCGACCTCGCACGTCGCCACGGTGCCATCGGACTCACCCCGGCCGAAGCCGAGAGCAGCCAGGACGAGGCCGACGTCGCCGTGGAGGCGAGCGGCTCGCCCACCGCACTCCCGCTCGCGGTCCGGCTCACCCGCCGGGGAGGGACCACGGTCGCCCTCGGGATCGCCCCCGAGCCGGTGATGGTCGACCGCATCGACCTCGTCCTGAAGGAGAAGCACCTCGTCGGCTCCGCCGCCCACCTCTGGGACGACGACAGCGCCGTGGCCCTCGACCTCATCGTGCGCGGCCGCGTCCCGGTCGCCGACCTGATCAGCCACCGCATCCCCCTCGACGACGTCGTCGGAGGGATCCGGCTCCTCGACAGCGCGGATCTCGGAGTGCTGAAGGTGCTGGTCGACTGTGCTTGA
- a CDS encoding fumarylacetoacetate hydrolase family protein — protein sequence MSVDILPVDQERATLVGRAWIPDVGPSVVAVREGELRDVTADFPTVSSLIETGCAADALESARGTVIGTVEDIAANTGPEPAHPSQPSLLAPVDLQVLKAAGVTFAVSMIERVIEERARGDVAEAAAIRRELSSRIGEDLAGLTPGSEAAGVLKKYLIEQGWWSQYLEVGIGPDAEIFTKAATLSAVGFGSDIGVLRSSEWNNPEPEVAVIVDSRGHAAGATLANDVNLRDVEGRSALLLPRAKDNNASCALGPFVRLFDDEFAIDDVRRARVRLDVTGEDGFELEGWSDMSLISRDPLDLVGQLMGAHHQYPDGAVLMLGTLFAPTADRKGPGLGFSHEPGDIVRISSPALGTLTNRVEHSEDCPPWTFGLAALFQNLAARELTAPAAPIPATEGRS from the coding sequence ATGAGCGTGGACATCCTTCCGGTGGACCAGGAACGCGCGACCCTGGTCGGACGCGCGTGGATACCGGACGTCGGACCCTCGGTCGTCGCCGTCCGCGAGGGCGAGCTGCGGGATGTGACTGCCGACTTCCCCACGGTCAGCAGTCTCATCGAGACCGGCTGTGCCGCAGACGCGCTGGAAAGCGCACGAGGCACGGTCATCGGAACCGTCGAGGACATCGCGGCCAACACCGGTCCGGAGCCCGCACACCCTTCGCAGCCCTCGCTGCTCGCGCCCGTCGACCTCCAGGTCCTCAAGGCCGCGGGCGTGACGTTCGCCGTGTCGATGATCGAGCGGGTCATCGAGGAACGCGCCCGAGGCGATGTCGCCGAGGCCGCCGCGATCCGACGCGAGCTCAGCAGCCGTATCGGCGAAGACCTGGCCGGCCTCACGCCCGGCTCGGAGGCCGCCGGTGTTCTGAAGAAGTACCTGATCGAACAGGGCTGGTGGAGCCAATACCTCGAGGTCGGGATCGGCCCCGACGCGGAGATCTTCACGAAGGCCGCCACGCTGTCCGCCGTCGGATTCGGCTCCGACATCGGCGTGCTGAGATCGTCGGAGTGGAACAACCCCGAACCGGAGGTGGCGGTCATCGTCGACTCCCGCGGTCACGCCGCCGGGGCGACGCTGGCCAACGACGTGAACCTCCGGGACGTGGAAGGGCGGTCGGCGCTCCTGCTGCCGCGAGCGAAGGACAATAACGCGTCCTGCGCTCTCGGCCCGTTCGTGCGGCTGTTCGACGACGAGTTCGCCATCGACGACGTGCGCCGGGCCCGGGTCCGGCTCGACGTGACCGGTGAGGACGGGTTCGAACTCGAGGGCTGGTCCGACATGAGCCTCATCAGCCGGGACCCGCTCGACCTGGTCGGTCAGCTCATGGGAGCTCATCACCAGTACCCCGACGGCGCCGTGTTGATGCTCGGCACCCTGTTCGCCCCGACCGCCGACCGGAAGGGCCCCGGGCTCGGGTTCTCGCACGAACCGGGCGACATCGTGCGCATCTCGTCGCCCGCGCTCGGCACGCTCACGAACCGCGTAGAGCACAGCGAAGACTGTCCGCCGTGGACGTTCGGCCTAGCGGCGCTGTTCCAGAACCTGGCCGCGCGCGAGCTCACCGCGCCGGCCGCACCGATCCCTGCAACGGAAGGACGGTCATGA
- a CDS encoding cellulase-like family protein: protein MARAVTMWEFSWLLRRQGQQREYADTERVLDELAERGYDCVRIDAFPHLIAADRTGRTSTTFVVHPQPDHFMWGPHGGNVVVEDPAGALAVFVAGCRERGITVALSSWFNDDDEHRRLGIRTPADLARVWQETLAVLDDRGLLDAIEYVDLCNEFPLDDWLPEAHEAIFGRPENTQPSIPGQAVEGGWTWNAEQRERIREYFTAVDGLRSRWPQLRFTVSVAPVSDSVYDLDYRDLDLIETHIWLSSNVAEFAALTNFSLEEHGFPGAWQKQVDSLDEVYWPDPERWHRLLGEQLTRWAQLAHTQQRPLWTTEGWSHILLDDFTSPSGRHAWDYVKAVAEYAVPKALALGWEGVCTSNFTEPHFPALWADVDWHRTMTDLIRNHPQP, encoded by the coding sequence ATGGCACGGGCCGTCACCATGTGGGAGTTCTCCTGGCTATTGCGCCGGCAAGGGCAGCAGCGCGAGTACGCCGACACCGAGCGGGTGCTCGACGAACTGGCGGAGCGCGGGTACGACTGCGTCCGGATCGACGCATTCCCGCATCTCATCGCCGCCGATCGGACGGGGCGCACCAGCACGACGTTCGTCGTCCATCCGCAGCCCGATCACTTCATGTGGGGGCCGCACGGCGGCAACGTGGTCGTGGAGGATCCGGCCGGTGCGCTCGCCGTCTTCGTCGCCGGCTGCCGAGAGCGTGGGATCACCGTCGCCCTCTCCAGCTGGTTCAACGACGACGACGAGCACCGGCGGCTCGGGATCCGAACCCCTGCCGACCTCGCACGGGTGTGGCAGGAGACACTCGCCGTGCTCGACGACCGCGGCCTTCTCGACGCCATCGAATACGTCGACCTCTGCAACGAGTTCCCGCTGGACGACTGGCTCCCCGAAGCTCACGAAGCAATCTTCGGTCGCCCGGAGAACACACAACCCAGCATCCCCGGCCAGGCGGTCGAAGGCGGCTGGACCTGGAATGCGGAGCAGCGCGAGCGCATCCGCGAGTACTTCACCGCAGTCGACGGACTGCGGTCACGGTGGCCGCAGCTCCGCTTCACCGTCTCGGTCGCACCGGTCTCCGACTCCGTCTACGACCTCGACTATCGCGACCTGGACTTGATCGAGACGCACATCTGGCTCTCCAGCAACGTCGCCGAGTTCGCCGCCCTGACGAACTTCTCGCTGGAGGAGCACGGGTTCCCCGGAGCGTGGCAGAAGCAGGTCGACAGCCTCGACGAGGTCTACTGGCCCGATCCGGAGCGGTGGCACCGCCTGCTGGGTGAGCAGCTGACGCGATGGGCACAGCTCGCGCACACGCAGCAGCGACCGCTGTGGACCACCGAAGGCTGGTCGCACATCCTGCTCGACGATTTCACCTCCCCGTCCGGACGGCACGCCTGGGACTACGTAAAGGCCGTCGCCGAATACGCCGTGCCGAAGGCACTCGCGCTCGGCTGGGAAGGCGTGTGTACCTCGAACTTCACCGAGCCGCACTTCCCGGCACTGTGGGCGGACGTGGACTGGCATCGGACGATGACGGACCTGATCCGCAACCACCCGCAGCCATGA
- a CDS encoding carbohydrate ABC transporter permease, protein MKFARFSLPARVGSYVWLCALAIAVLFPLLWVTTSAFKKSSDIIANPFSLPTSLNFDNIVNAWNQGAFGTLYINSALITIVSVTGILIIEGLAAYAFARMKFAGMAILFAVFVAGQLIPAQTIVLPSALQMSAFGLSDTLVALILQYLSWAPFAILFLRAAFMAVPNELEEAARIDGAGLLTTVWRVVLPMTRSAFATVGTVYALWIWNDFLFPLVYERSAENFTVPLGLAQFQGTFTTFWGYLVGAIFVSVWPPLLVYVGLSRQIQDRLSFAGSKG, encoded by the coding sequence ATGAAATTCGCACGCTTCTCCCTCCCGGCGCGAGTCGGCTCCTACGTCTGGCTCTGCGCCCTCGCGATCGCCGTGCTGTTCCCGCTCCTCTGGGTGACGACGAGCGCGTTCAAGAAGTCCTCGGACATCATCGCGAACCCGTTCTCGCTTCCGACCTCGCTCAACTTCGACAACATCGTGAACGCCTGGAATCAGGGCGCGTTCGGGACGCTGTACATCAATAGCGCCCTGATCACGATCGTCTCCGTGACCGGCATTCTGATCATCGAGGGGTTGGCGGCCTACGCGTTCGCGCGGATGAAGTTCGCCGGCATGGCCATCCTGTTCGCGGTCTTTGTCGCCGGGCAGCTGATCCCGGCGCAGACGATCGTTCTCCCGTCGGCGCTGCAGATGTCGGCGTTCGGCCTCAGCGACACGCTCGTCGCGCTGATCCTGCAGTACCTGAGCTGGGCCCCGTTCGCGATCCTGTTCCTGCGCGCCGCGTTCATGGCGGTGCCGAACGAGCTGGAGGAGGCCGCCCGAATCGATGGAGCAGGTCTGCTCACGACGGTCTGGCGGGTCGTCCTTCCGATGACGCGCTCGGCGTTCGCGACGGTGGGCACGGTCTACGCGCTGTGGATCTGGAACGACTTTCTCTTCCCTCTGGTGTACGAGCGGTCGGCGGAGAACTTCACCGTCCCGCTGGGCCTCGCGCAATTCCAGGGCACGTTCACGACCTTCTGGGGGTACCTGGTCGGTGCGATCTTCGTCTCGGTGTGGCCGCCGCTGCTCGTCTACGTCGGCCTCAGCCGTCAGATCCAGGACCGCCTGTCGTTCGCGGGGTCGAAGGGCTGA